In Zea mays cultivar B73 chromosome 7, Zm-B73-REFERENCE-NAM-5.0, whole genome shotgun sequence, the following proteins share a genomic window:
- the LOC103632223 gene encoding protein SUBSTANDARD STARCH GRAIN 4, chloroplastic translates to MAAVNLLAESAAVRLRAPAPPSAGEELAARLTECGFPATARRGGAVAGVGERARKWREMAARKEELLLRSRGRVAWTIVALCCGSHASHILHSLGIHVGHGELPRDIHSAAKVFESQLAESLLEGDGQLAFKKLATATLETLMPRIEGKGEFGQARWRLVYAPQIPSLLSVDPTVDLLKSLANNISFATEVEVQLGKRLQASVVRQMKDSEMAMQWTLIYQLTSRLRVLFQSTPSNRLLFEYSATSQE, encoded by the exons ATGGCGGCGGTCAACCTCCTCGCTGAGTCTGCCGCGGTGCGCTTGAGGGCGCCGGCGCCGCCGAGCGCGGGGGAGGAGCTTGCGGCCAGGCTCACGGAGTGCGGGTTCCCCGCCACGGCGCGCCGAGGGGGAGCGGTCGCGGGGGTTGGGGAGCGCGCGCGCAAGTGGAGGGAGATGGCGGCCAGGAAGGAGGAACTCCTGCTGCGGAGCCGGGGCCGAGTCGCGTGGACGATCGTCGCGCTTTGCTGCGGCTCGCATGCGTCCCACATCCTGCACTCGCTCGGTATCCATGTTGGCCACGGTGAGTTACCACGAGACATTCATAGC GCTGCAAAGGTTTTTGAATCGCAGCTTGCGGAATCATTATTAGAAGGTGACGGACAGCTTGCGTTCAAGAAGCTTGCAACTGCAACGCTGGAAACTTTGATGCCAAGGATTGAAGGCAAGGGTGAGTTTGGACAGGCACGGTGGCGACTGGTTTATGCTCCGCAGATCCCAAGTTTACTCTCTGTGGATCCAACAGTTGATCTGCTAAAATCTCTGGCAAACAATATCTCTTTTGCCACGGAGGTCGAAGTGCAGCTCGGAAAACGCCTTCAG GCCTCTGTCGTCAGGCAAATGAAAGATTCAGAAATGGCGATGCAGTGGACGCTGATATATCAGCTAACCAGTAGGCTCCGTGTTCTCTTCCAGTCTACTCCATCCAATAGGCTTCTCTTCGAGTATTCAGCAACATCACAGGAATGA